Proteins encoded in a region of the Malaciobacter mytili LMG 24559 genome:
- the fmt gene encoding methionyl-tRNA formyltransferase: MSKILFMGTPDYATVIFDRLIKSQDYQVVGLFTQPDKKVGRKQVLTPPHIKQYCLDNSLTLPIFQPEKLRNNSEVVEIIKNLKVDFIIVAAYGQILPKEILELAPCINLHASILPKYRGASPIQESILNDDTYTGVTSMLMEEGLDSGDILAIEYLKLEDNMLVDEVFNKLSFIAANLTITTLDNFNKINPKKQNENEVSFCKKIKKEDGIVSFSCAKELHLKYKAYCYWPGVFLSSGLKLKQLYLEETFSTNKEGEILKIEKDFAIIACKKGSIKLCIVQAPSKKEVNITDYLRGKRLSIGDTIE; encoded by the coding sequence ATGAGCAAGATTTTATTTATGGGAACTCCTGATTATGCTACAGTTATCTTTGATAGATTAATAAAATCACAAGATTATCAGGTGGTAGGATTGTTTACTCAACCAGATAAAAAAGTTGGTAGAAAGCAAGTTCTAACTCCACCTCACATTAAACAATATTGTCTTGACAACTCTCTTACTCTTCCAATTTTTCAACCTGAAAAGTTAAGAAATAATAGTGAAGTTGTTGAGATTATTAAGAATTTAAAAGTTGATTTTATAATTGTTGCAGCATATGGTCAAATTTTACCAAAAGAGATTTTAGAACTTGCTCCTTGTATAAATTTACATGCTTCTATTTTACCTAAATATAGAGGTGCAAGTCCTATTCAAGAATCAATTTTAAATGATGATACTTATACAGGTGTAACTTCTATGCTTATGGAAGAGGGACTTGATAGTGGAGATATTTTAGCAATAGAGTATTTAAAATTAGAAGATAATATGTTAGTTGATGAAGTATTTAATAAACTTTCATTTATTGCAGCTAACCTTACAATAACAACATTAGATAATTTTAATAAAATCAATCCTAAAAAACAAAATGAAAATGAAGTTAGTTTTTGTAAAAAAATAAAAAAAGAAGATGGTATTGTATCTTTTTCCTGTGCAAAAGAGCTACATTTAAAATATAAAGCTTATTGCTATTGGCCTGGCGTATTTTTATCTTCTGGTTTAAAATTAAAGCAACTTTATTTAGAAGAGACTTTTTCAACTAATAAAGAGGGTGAGATTTTAAAAATTGAAAAAGATTTTGCAATAATTGCTTGTAAAAAAGGTAGCATAAAACTTTGTATTGTGCAAGCACCTTCTAAAAAAGAAGTTAATATTACTGATTATTTAAGAGGTAAAAGATTAAGTATTGGTGATACAATAGAATAG
- the obgE gene encoding GTPase ObgE has translation MFIDSVEFTVSSGKGGQGCASFRREKFVVKGGPDGGDGGRGGDVYFQVDSNTDTLSWYKGRTVLKAENGKPGMGRNMTGKSAPALTLIVPPGTQVIDAQTDEVLFDLLEEGQKVKLLEGGKGGLGNVHFKNSRNQRPTYFQPGLPGEKREIRLELKLIADVGLVGYPNVGKSTLISTVSNAEPEIANYEFTTLTPKLGVVEVGEYSSFVMADIPGIIDGASEGRGLGLEFLRHIERTKTLLFTIDVANYRTIVDQYAVLKEELKKFSEELSGRNYAIALTKVDAYYGEDLHEDIKNFIKELGLEVSNSNDFGFDSNLPYFIQDLTMSRFDSSKPFFILPISSVTHLNTKSIRFALYELLGQSK, from the coding sequence GTGTTTATAGATAGTGTAGAATTTACAGTTTCATCAGGAAAAGGTGGGCAAGGTTGTGCCTCTTTTAGAAGAGAGAAATTTGTTGTAAAAGGTGGACCTGATGGTGGTGATGGAGGAAGAGGTGGAGATGTTTATTTTCAAGTTGATAGTAACACAGATACTCTATCTTGGTATAAAGGAAGAACTGTATTAAAAGCTGAAAATGGTAAACCAGGAATGGGTAGAAATATGACTGGAAAATCAGCACCAGCTTTAACACTTATTGTACCTCCTGGAACACAAGTTATTGATGCACAAACAGATGAAGTTTTATTTGATTTATTAGAAGAGGGTCAAAAAGTTAAACTTTTAGAAGGTGGAAAAGGTGGACTTGGAAATGTTCACTTTAAAAACTCAAGAAATCAAAGACCTACATATTTTCAACCAGGACTTCCAGGTGAAAAAAGAGAGATTAGATTAGAATTAAAACTTATTGCAGATGTTGGATTAGTAGGTTATCCAAATGTTGGAAAATCAACATTGATTTCTACAGTTTCAAATGCAGAACCTGAAATTGCAAACTATGAATTTACAACATTAACTCCAAAATTAGGAGTTGTTGAAGTTGGTGAATATAGTTCCTTTGTAATGGCTGATATTCCAGGAATTATTGATGGCGCAAGTGAAGGTAGAGGATTAGGTTTAGAATTTTTAAGACATATTGAAAGAACAAAAACTTTATTATTTACAATTGATGTTGCAAATTATAGAACAATAGTTGATCAATATGCAGTATTAAAAGAAGAACTTAAAAAATTCTCAGAAGAGTTAAGTGGAAGAAACTATGCAATTGCTTTAACAAAAGTTGATGCATATTATGGTGAAGATTTACATGAAGATATAAAAAACTTTATAAAAGAGTTAGGTTTAGAAGTATCAAATAGCAATGACTTTGGTTTTGATTCAAACTTACCGTACTTTATCCAAGATTTAACTATGTCAAGATTTGATAGCAGTAAACCATTTTTTATTTTACCAATATCTTCTGTAACACATTTAAATACAAAATCTATTAGATTTGCTTTATATGAACTTTTAGGACAAAGTAAATGA
- a CDS encoding Rid family detoxifying hydrolase gives MEFLNSDRLPAAIGPYSHAVKANGLIYTSGQIPLTKEGELVEREIKTQTRQVLENIRKLLEDCQSSMDRVIKVTIYLENMEDFGIVNVLYAEAFGEHKPARSTVAVRTLPKNVLIEMDVIALPYDYQ, from the coding sequence ATGGAATTTTTAAATTCTGATAGATTACCAGCAGCAATTGGTCCATATTCTCATGCTGTAAAAGCAAATGGTTTAATCTATACATCTGGCCAAATCCCTTTAACAAAAGAGGGAGAATTAGTAGAAAGAGAAATAAAAACTCAAACTAGACAAGTTTTAGAAAATATAAGAAAATTACTTGAAGATTGCCAAAGTAGTATGGATAGAGTAATTAAAGTTACAATTTATTTGGAAAATATGGAAGATTTTGGTATAGTTAATGTTTTATATGCAGAAGCTTTTGGAGAACATAAACCAGCTAGAAGCACAGTTGCAGTTAGAACTTTACCAAAAAATGTTCTAATTGAAATGGATGTGATTGCGTTACCATACGATTATCAATAA
- the rplU gene encoding 50S ribosomal protein L21: MYAIIKCAGKQYKVQEGDILDVDYLGKAAKETLEITDVLAVNNGELKTGDAILAAKVEAEVVLDGTGVNRGKKVIIYKKRRRKDSKLKRGFRKSFTKIRITKIAA, from the coding sequence ATGTACGCAATTATTAAATGTGCTGGGAAGCAATATAAAGTTCAAGAAGGTGATATCCTAGATGTTGATTATTTAGGAAAAGCTGCAAAAGAAACTTTAGAAATTACTGATGTTCTTGCAGTTAACAATGGAGAACTTAAAACTGGTGATGCTATTTTGGCTGCAAAAGTTGAAGCAGAAGTAGTACTAGACGGTACAGGTGTAAATAGAGGTAAAAAAGTTATCATTTACAAAAAAAGAAGAAGAAAAGATAGTAAATTAAAAAGAGGTTTTAGAAAAAGCTTTACTAAAATCAGAATTACTAAAATCGCTGCATAA
- a CDS encoding AEC family transporter: MLDPVLPIAFYLLFGYLFKVYFKDNSKELIEFIIYFSLPAIVFNKIYQLELSFEIFKLIIMFNIIILLNLVLAYFFAKFLKLEKKLFATFLIVATFGNTSFIGFSYIDAFYGQDYVVYALIYDLFGSFLLLVSLGMIIINWGSGQYVNFKSITKSVLYFPPIIMFFITIFAKFFTVPTFIINTTETLGATLVPLAMVAIGMKLQIKNIFYKLKEVISAMFLKMFIVPILVYFAFLFFYNIEDTWSKVTIIEAAMPPMTMAVVLAIKGGLDETFAINALVLGVLSSLLTVTGFYYFLM; this comes from the coding sequence ATGCTAGACCCAGTTTTGCCTATTGCATTTTATTTATTATTTGGATACTTATTTAAAGTCTATTTTAAAGACAATTCAAAAGAGTTAATTGAATTTATTATTTACTTTTCGCTACCAGCAATAGTATTTAATAAAATATATCAATTAGAGTTAAGTTTTGAAATATTTAAACTAATAATAATGTTTAATATAATTATACTACTTAACCTTGTTTTGGCATACTTTTTTGCAAAGTTTTTAAAGTTAGAAAAAAAACTATTTGCAACTTTTTTAATTGTTGCAACTTTTGGAAATACTTCTTTTATCGGATTTTCATATATTGATGCTTTTTATGGTCAGGATTATGTGGTATATGCTTTAATATATGATCTTTTTGGTTCATTTTTATTACTTGTTAGTTTAGGAATGATAATTATAAATTGGGGAAGTGGTCAATATGTTAATTTTAAATCAATTACAAAAAGTGTTTTATATTTTCCACCAATTATTATGTTTTTTATAACTATTTTTGCAAAGTTTTTTACAGTTCCTACTTTTATTATAAATACAACTGAGACTTTAGGTGCTACATTAGTTCCTCTTGCCATGGTAGCTATTGGAATGAAGCTTCAAATAAAAAATATCTTTTATAAACTAAAAGAGGTTATAAGTGCAATGTTTTTAAAAATGTTTATTGTACCCATACTTGTATATTTTGCCTTTTTATTTTTTTACAATATTGAAGATACTTGGAGTAAGGTTACTATTATTGAAGCAGCAATGCCACCTATGACTATGGCAGTAGTTTTAGCCATAAAAGGTGGACTTGATGAAACTTTTGCAATTAATGCTTTAGTTTTAGGAGTATTATCAAGTTTATTAACTGTAACTGGATTTTACTATTTTTTAATGTGA
- the rpmA gene encoding 50S ribosomal protein L27, which produces MAHKKGQGSTQNNRDSAGRRLGVKRFGGETVRAGNIIIRQRGTKVHAGSNVGIGKDHTIYALIDGVVKFEIKDKNRKKVSVYAS; this is translated from the coding sequence ATGGCTCACAAGAAAGGTCAAGGTAGTACACAGAATAATAGAGATTCAGCTGGTAGAAGACTTGGTGTTAAAAGATTTGGTGGAGAAACTGTAAGAGCTGGTAATATTATTATCAGACAAAGAGGTACAAAAGTACACGCAGGTAGCAATGTAGGTATTGGAAAAGACCACACAATTTATGCTTTAATTGACGGTGTTGTTAAATTCGAAATTAAAGATAAAAACAGAAAAAAAGTATCAGTTTACGCTTCATAA
- the rnhA gene encoding ribonuclease HI, giving the protein MKKINLYSDGSSLGNPGPGGWGTILEYNGYEKELFGGQKDTTNNQMELVGVIEGLKALKEPCIVNVISDSTYVVKAINEWLEGWVRNNWKSASKKPVKNVELWQEYLKVSKPHKINAIWVKGHAGHEHNERCDILARTFAENLKSKGEENE; this is encoded by the coding sequence ATGAAGAAAATCAATCTTTACAGTGATGGTTCAAGTTTAGGAAACCCTGGACCTGGAGGTTGGGGAACAATTCTTGAATATAATGGTTATGAAAAAGAACTTTTTGGAGGACAAAAAGATACTACAAATAATCAAATGGAATTAGTTGGAGTAATTGAAGGTTTAAAAGCATTAAAAGAACCTTGTATTGTAAATGTGATTTCTGATTCAACTTATGTTGTAAAAGCAATTAATGAGTGGCTTGAAGGCTGGGTTAGAAATAATTGGAAAAGTGCCTCAAAAAAACCCGTTAAAAATGTAGAGTTGTGGCAAGAGTATTTAAAAGTTTCAAAACCACACAAAATAAATGCAATTTGGGTAAAAGGTCATGCAGGGCATGAGCATAATGAAAGATGTGATATACTAGCAAGAACATTTGCTGAAAACTTAAAAAGTAAAGGGGAAGAAAATGAGTGA
- a CDS encoding tetratricopeptide repeat protein — translation MDSLVLDYRDPLFSVIIFFTLIFLISFITYSFGVYKEKNARKDYRELLTRFELGKLKEEDYVHLYKTYNLPFDSILLLASTFVHKGNYNKAISVYLTLLEHVTDRVKKEELLELLGSTYFKGGFLQRSKEIYLRILKFSSRNENALKHLLIIYEKLKEYDKALEVTQALDELQVEVIRERIYIETLKVLNNSDLSYEEKTSTLYSSFKLNHIIERLFVEFLIQFNKDFFWKHIEEFDITKFIDLLWYLDFNDIDFDKVSKNKLLNQIYNAKGYLKTCNHSSDFVLDIMIILNRHEHKVPATLDFEFICTSCKHIHPIYESRCPHCHNILTFKVKYNLAKDLNEENQSLQ, via the coding sequence TTGGATAGCTTAGTATTAGATTATCGAGACCCACTTTTTAGTGTTATAATCTTCTTTACATTGATATTTTTAATTTCATTTATTACATACTCATTTGGTGTGTATAAAGAAAAGAATGCCAGAAAAGATTATAGGGAACTATTAACTAGGTTTGAACTTGGTAAATTAAAAGAAGAGGACTATGTTCACTTATATAAAACATATAATTTACCTTTTGATTCTATACTACTATTAGCTTCTACCTTTGTACATAAAGGAAATTATAATAAAGCAATTTCTGTTTATCTAACTTTATTGGAGCATGTTACTGATAGGGTTAAAAAAGAAGAGCTTTTAGAGTTATTGGGTTCTACTTATTTTAAAGGTGGATTTTTACAACGTTCAAAAGAGATATATTTAAGAATATTAAAATTCTCTTCAAGAAATGAAAATGCTTTAAAACATCTTCTTATTATCTATGAAAAGCTAAAAGAATATGATAAAGCTTTAGAAGTAACACAAGCCTTAGATGAATTGCAAGTGGAAGTTATTAGAGAACGAATCTATATTGAAACTTTAAAAGTTTTAAATAATTCTGATTTATCATATGAAGAAAAAACATCAACTTTATATTCCTCATTTAAATTAAATCATATTATTGAAAGACTTTTTGTTGAGTTTCTTATCCAATTTAATAAAGATTTCTTTTGGAAACATATAGAAGAATTTGATATAACAAAATTTATTGATTTATTATGGTACTTAGATTTTAATGATATTGATTTTGATAAGGTTTCAAAAAATAAACTTTTAAATCAAATATATAATGCAAAAGGCTACTTAAAAACTTGTAATCATAGTAGTGATTTTGTACTTGATATTATGATTATCTTAAATCGACATGAACATAAAGTGCCAGCTACCTTGGATTTTGAGTTTATTTGTACTTCTTGTAAACATATACATCCAATCTATGAATCAAGATGTCCACACTGTCATAATATTCTAACTTTTAAAGTTAAATATAATTTAGCTAAGGATTTAAATGAAGAAAATCAATCTTTACAGTGA
- the dnaG gene encoding DNA primase yields the protein MITKESIDNLKNHLEIVDVISQSLELKKSGANFKACCPFHGEDTPSFVVSPAKQIYHCFGCGAGGDAIKFIMEYEKLSYPEAIEKLASMYNVTLNYEENENKPKIDLKILETVNKYYQKLFINNLEAKEYIKSRGISEFSIEKFEIGYAPKSFETINFLKDNFLNLAEAKELGVIDTGENGLYSRFIERITFPIYGLNNKIVGFGGRTISGHNAKYVNSPQTKLFNKSKLLYGYNIAKENIYKKNRIIVTEGYLDVIMLHQAGFNTAVATLGTALTKEHLPILRRGEPKVIVAYDGDKAGLNAAFKASVMLSQSEFEGGVVIFDAGLDPADMVKDGKIEKLNKIFAEPIAFIRFAIDYIILKYDINDPMQKQKALQEANEYLKSLSLIYQDEYKRYIAQKLNIRENLVKIANEAKRKIDVNLSKIDIAELCIIKTILEKPSTLDKVLDLVDSKVFEYHKNEFELLISDISNPSLNSILLNDKLEVYDDERLYREVLLLLSKYFTEKLNTILYNKTLDFKDKAIKIRVIRDKISQLKQGKAVSYDF from the coding sequence ATGATAACAAAAGAATCAATAGATAATTTAAAAAACCATCTTGAAATAGTTGATGTAATTTCCCAATCATTAGAGCTTAAAAAATCTGGTGCAAACTTTAAGGCTTGTTGTCCTTTTCATGGAGAAGACACTCCTTCTTTTGTAGTAAGTCCAGCAAAACAAATCTATCATTGTTTTGGTTGTGGTGCAGGTGGTGATGCTATTAAATTTATAATGGAATATGAAAAATTATCTTACCCTGAAGCTATTGAAAAACTAGCTTCAATGTATAATGTAACTTTAAATTATGAAGAAAATGAAAATAAACCTAAAATAGATTTAAAAATTTTAGAAACAGTAAATAAATATTATCAAAAACTTTTTATAAATAATCTTGAAGCAAAAGAATATATCAAAAGTAGGGGAATTTCTGAATTTTCTATTGAAAAATTTGAAATAGGTTATGCTCCAAAATCCTTTGAAACAATAAATTTTTTAAAAGACAACTTTCTAAATTTAGCCGAAGCTAAAGAACTAGGAGTTATTGATACAGGAGAAAATGGCTTATATTCAAGATTTATTGAAAGAATAACTTTTCCTATTTATGGCTTAAATAATAAAATAGTTGGTTTTGGTGGAAGAACTATTAGTGGACATAATGCAAAGTATGTAAACTCTCCACAAACTAAACTTTTTAATAAATCAAAACTTCTATATGGTTACAATATTGCAAAAGAGAATATTTATAAAAAAAATAGAATTATTGTAACAGAAGGTTATCTTGATGTAATTATGCTTCATCAAGCAGGATTTAATACAGCAGTGGCAACTTTAGGGACAGCTTTAACAAAAGAACATTTACCAATTTTAAGAAGAGGTGAACCTAAAGTAATTGTTGCATATGATGGTGATAAAGCTGGATTAAATGCAGCTTTTAAAGCTTCTGTTATGCTAAGTCAAAGTGAATTTGAAGGTGGAGTTGTTATTTTTGATGCAGGATTAGACCCTGCTGATATGGTAAAAGATGGAAAAATAGAAAAGTTAAATAAAATTTTTGCAGAACCTATTGCTTTTATTAGGTTTGCTATTGATTATATTATTTTGAAATATGATATAAATGACCCTATGCAAAAACAAAAAGCTTTACAAGAAGCCAACGAATACTTAAAAAGCTTAAGTTTAATTTATCAAGATGAATATAAAAGATATATTGCTCAAAAATTAAATATAAGAGAAAATTTAGTAAAAATTGCAAATGAAGCAAAAAGAAAAATAGATGTTAATTTAAGCAAAATAGATATTGCTGAACTTTGCATTATTAAAACTATTTTGGAAAAGCCTTCAACTTTAGATAAAGTATTAGACTTGGTTGATTCAAAAGTTTTTGAATATCATAAAAATGAGTTTGAACTTTTAATAAGTGATATTTCAAATCCTTCTTTAAATTCTATTTTATTAAATGATAAACTTGAAGTTTATGATGATGAGAGATTATATAGGGAAGTTTTACTACTTTTAAGTAAATATTTTACTGAAAAACTTAATACTATTTTATATAATAAAACTTTAGATTTTAAAGATAAAGCAATTAAAATTAGAGTAATTAGAGATAAAATTTCTCAATTAAAACAGGGAAAAGCAGTAAGTTATGACTTTTAA
- the rnc gene encoding ribonuclease III: protein MSDYSKLEKCLGYQFKNKDLIIEALTHKSLKKPYNNERLEFLGDAVLNLIVGEYLYLNFPTSNEGELSKIRASLVNETGFTKLANEIRLGDYIYISTAEERNKGRTKASILSDAFEAIMGAIYLESGLEVLKPIILNLLRSTYDKINLDVLFSDYKTALQEITQAQFGSIPEYRIEGSYGPDHKKEFEVSIWIDGVKYGQAKGKSKKLAQQAVAKIAIDKFKEIN from the coding sequence ATGAGTGATTACTCAAAGTTAGAAAAGTGTTTGGGTTATCAGTTTAAAAATAAAGATCTGATAATCGAAGCACTTACACATAAAAGTTTAAAAAAGCCTTATAATAATGAAAGATTAGAGTTTCTAGGTGATGCTGTTTTAAACTTAATTGTAGGAGAATATTTATACTTAAATTTTCCAACTTCAAATGAAGGTGAATTATCAAAAATTAGAGCTTCATTGGTAAATGAAACAGGCTTTACTAAACTAGCAAATGAGATTAGATTAGGTGATTATATCTATATTTCTACAGCTGAAGAGAGAAATAAAGGTAGAACAAAAGCTTCTATTTTATCTGATGCTTTTGAAGCAATTATGGGTGCAATATATTTAGAATCAGGACTTGAAGTTTTAAAGCCAATTATTTTAAATCTACTACGAAGCACTTATGATAAAATCAATTTGGATGTTTTATTTAGTGATTATAAAACTGCTTTACAAGAAATAACACAAGCACAATTTGGAAGTATTCCTGAATATAGAATTGAAGGTTCATATGGTCCTGATCATAAAAAAGAGTTTGAAGTATCAATTTGGATTGATGGGGTTAAATATGGACAAGCAAAAGGTAAAAGTAAAAAATTAGCTCAACAAGCAGTTGCTAAAATTGCTATTGACAAATTTAAGGAAATTAATTAA
- a CDS encoding DUF134 domain-containing protein, whose product MPREKLERKLDLKPVCKYFGPKDTKASEDVVLLHEELEAIHLMDSFCMYQEDAAKKMNVSRATFARIIKSARKKISLALITGKNIKVHEVKNEFHIAICSNTKDEFEYSEAEAKYIWIIFIKDYKIKSISCINNPMFENEEEATCNVLPDVLYDYGVNYFMIKDIDYDLKISLIAKGIYPILKEEIQIDNLVDIFQ is encoded by the coding sequence ATGCCTAGAGAAAAATTAGAGAGAAAATTAGATTTAAAACCTGTGTGTAAATACTTTGGACCCAAAGATACAAAAGCTAGTGAAGATGTGGTTTTACTACATGAAGAACTAGAAGCAATACATTTAATGGATTCATTTTGTATGTATCAAGAAGATGCAGCGAAAAAAATGAATGTATCAAGAGCAACATTTGCAAGAATTATAAAAAGTGCAAGAAAAAAAATCTCTTTGGCATTAATAACTGGTAAAAATATAAAAGTACATGAAGTTAAAAATGAATTTCATATAGCAATATGTTCAAATACAAAAGATGAATTTGAATACTCTGAGGCTGAAGCAAAATATATATGGATTATATTTATAAAAGATTATAAAATTAAATCTATTAGTTGCATAAATAATCCAATGTTTGAAAATGAAGAAGAAGCTACATGTAATGTACTGCCTGATGTTTTATATGATTATGGAGTTAATTATTTTATGATAAAAGATATTGATTATGATTTAAAAATTTCTTTAATTGCAAAGGGAATTTATCCTATTTTAAAAGAAGAGATACAAATAGATAATTTAGTAGATATTTTTCAATAG
- the proB gene encoding glutamate 5-kinase: protein MKRLVIKVGTAVLTQNNELALERLGNLVDLIAKLKNEKNYEVILVSSGAVGAGFTKLKLDKKQIANRQALAAIGQPLLMKHYKKKFQEYDIKCAQMLLIADDFDSRKRTKNAQNVMEILLSNNILPILNENDVIANYELLFGDNDQLAAHVAYHFKADMLAILSDIDGYYNKNPREFDDAVLQKNISFIDDCELEMKHTPNSEFATGGIVTKLKAAKFLMNNNIPMYLSSGFDLTNAYDFLVEENHKSGTLFKAQ, encoded by the coding sequence ATGAAAAGATTAGTTATTAAGGTTGGAACAGCAGTTTTAACTCAAAATAATGAATTAGCTTTAGAAAGATTAGGAAACTTAGTTGACCTAATCGCAAAATTAAAAAATGAAAAAAACTATGAAGTAATTTTAGTAAGTTCAGGTGCAGTTGGAGCTGGATTTACAAAATTAAAGCTTGATAAAAAACAAATTGCAAATAGACAAGCTTTAGCAGCTATTGGGCAACCTTTACTTATGAAACATTATAAAAAGAAGTTTCAAGAGTATGATATTAAATGTGCTCAAATGCTTTTAATTGCAGATGATTTTGATTCTAGAAAAAGAACAAAAAATGCTCAAAATGTAATGGAAATTTTATTATCAAATAATATTCTTCCAATTTTAAATGAAAATGATGTAATTGCAAATTATGAGTTACTTTTTGGAGATAATGATCAATTAGCTGCACATGTTGCTTATCATTTTAAAGCAGATATGTTAGCAATTTTATCTGATATTGATGGATATTATAATAAAAATCCAAGAGAGTTTGATGATGCAGTTTTACAAAAAAATATTTCATTTATTGATGATTGCGAACTTGAGATGAAACATACTCCAAATTCTGAATTTGCAACAGGTGGAATTGTAACTAAATTAAAAGCTGCTAAATTTTTAATGAATAACAATATTCCAATGTATCTATCTTCAGGATTTGATTTAACAAATGCTTATGATTTCTTAGTTGAAGAAAATCATAAAAGTGGAACATTATTTAAAGCACAATAA
- the aroC gene encoding chorismate synthase: MNSFGVKFKFTTFGESHGKALGCIVDGVPAGIKIDEEFIQSEMNRRKPGQNKYATARKESDTVEILSGVFEGVTTGTPISMIIFNENQKSKDYSNVKDLFRPGHADFTYFNKYEIRDYRGGGRSSARETAARVAAGAIAKLLLKELNIKVQSGICEIDGIKALNIDFSNVETSEIYALDKQVEEAQKEAILKAKNSHNSVGGVALINIQNCPVGLGEPLYYKLDSQLANAMMSINAVKAIEIGDGINSVAIKGNENNDAIRANGFKSNHSGGILGGISNGDEINLKVYFKPTPSIFIKQETIDIYNNEVECELKGRHDPCVAVRGSVVAESMAALVIADMLLLNMSSTIKNIKKVYGK, translated from the coding sequence ATGAATAGCTTTGGAGTAAAATTTAAATTTACAACTTTTGGTGAAAGTCATGGGAAAGCCTTAGGTTGTATTGTTGATGGAGTACCAGCAGGTATTAAAATAGATGAAGAATTTATTCAAAGTGAAATGAATAGAAGAAAGCCTGGACAAAATAAATATGCAACTGCAAGAAAAGAGAGTGATACAGTTGAAATTTTAAGTGGTGTCTTTGAAGGAGTAACAACAGGAACTCCAATTTCTATGATAATTTTTAATGAAAATCAAAAAAGTAAAGATTACTCAAATGTAAAAGATTTGTTTAGACCAGGACATGCAGATTTTACTTACTTTAATAAATATGAAATTAGAGATTATAGAGGTGGAGGAAGAAGTAGTGCAAGAGAAACAGCAGCTAGAGTTGCAGCAGGAGCTATTGCTAAACTTTTATTAAAAGAGCTAAATATTAAAGTTCAAAGTGGAATTTGTGAAATTGATGGAATTAAAGCTTTAAATATTGATTTTTCAAATGTTGAAACTTCTGAGATTTATGCTTTAGATAAACAAGTTGAAGAAGCCCAAAAAGAAGCTATTTTAAAAGCAAAAAATTCTCACAATAGTGTGGGAGGAGTTGCATTAATAAATATACAAAATTGTCCTGTAGGACTTGGTGAACCACTATATTACAAACTTGATTCTCAATTAGCAAATGCAATGATGAGTATAAATGCAGTTAAGGCTATTGAAATTGGTGATGGAATAAATAGTGTAGCTATTAAAGGCAATGAAAATAATGATGCCATAAGAGCAAATGGCTTTAAATCAAATCATAGTGGGGGAATTTTAGGTGGAATTTCAAATGGTGATGAAATTAACTTAAAAGTATATTTTAAACCAACCCCATCAATTTTTATAAAACAAGAAACAATTGATATTTATAATAATGAAGTTGAATGTGAATTAAAAGGAAGACATGATCCTTGTGTTGCAGTAAGAGGAAGTGTAGTAGCTGAATCTATGGCAGCTCTTGTAATTGCTGATATGTTACTTTTAAATATGAGCTCAACAATTAAAAATATTAAAAAAGTTTATGGGAAGTAA